A stretch of Geomonas oryzisoli DNA encodes these proteins:
- a CDS encoding tRNA threonylcarbamoyladenosine dehydratase translates to MSHLHRFSRTELLIGPAGLDKLKNSTVAIFGLGGVGSYAAEALVRAGVGRLVIVDFDDICLTNVNRQLHAMDGTVGKAKALVMAERMRQINPQAEIVPYHDFYSAENSDFLLHDHYDYVVDAIDHITSKLHLIRTCREKNIPIISSMGAAAKLDPTKIGVADISQTHKCRMARSVRKLLKKQGIEQGVKVVFSTEEYREQEVKDGGCKGNCICPNKDDQKFSCEHRRVILGSVSFIPSIFGLTMAGVVVNDLLAQQPG, encoded by the coding sequence ATGTCACATCTGCACCGTTTTTCCCGTACTGAACTCCTCATTGGACCTGCCGGACTCGACAAACTGAAAAATTCCACCGTTGCCATCTTCGGCCTGGGCGGCGTAGGGAGCTATGCCGCTGAAGCCCTGGTGCGCGCCGGCGTCGGGCGACTGGTCATCGTCGATTTCGACGACATCTGCCTCACCAACGTGAACCGGCAGCTGCACGCCATGGACGGCACCGTGGGTAAGGCCAAGGCACTGGTCATGGCGGAGCGCATGCGCCAGATCAATCCTCAGGCGGAGATCGTTCCCTACCACGATTTCTATTCCGCCGAGAACAGCGACTTCCTGCTGCACGATCACTACGACTACGTGGTCGACGCCATCGACCATATCACCAGCAAGCTGCACCTGATCCGCACCTGCCGGGAGAAGAACATCCCCATCATCTCCAGCATGGGGGCCGCAGCCAAGCTCGACCCGACCAAGATCGGCGTGGCCGACATCTCGCAGACCCACAAGTGCCGCATGGCGCGCTCGGTGCGCAAGCTCCTGAAGAAGCAGGGGATCGAGCAGGGGGTGAAGGTGGTGTTCTCCACCGAGGAGTATCGCGAGCAGGAGGTCAAAGACGGCGGCTGCAAGGGGAACTGCATCTGCCCGAACAAGGACGACCAGAAATTCTCCTGCGAGCACCGCCGCGTCATCCTGGGGAGCGTTTCCTTCATCCCGTCCATCTTCGGGCTGACCATGGCCGGGGTCGTGGTGAACGACCTGCTGGCCCAGCAGCCAGGGTAG
- a CDS encoding TolC family protein — MKRNSNKVLALSLGLVLGAATSALAQPTVNLTLKDAIRMAFEKNLDLKVELYNPAMAEADIRRTLGIYDPLLALGLNYERSNSSNFLTFRPQPIDQVTANAGVSQLLPTGTVVGVTAQSGWVSNSAKYYSNAIDLTVQQPLLKGFGQETTELAINVSRFTKGETLNVFRTRLSDTVAKVRNDYFQLYNLLEVLDVRRTSLALAKRILQDDQGRVKAGVLPAYELLNSEFQVATREKQVIDAERAVRDQMDVLRVDLQLPATAEIALADQPYRGSFNLSEQQALNDALDNRPELATQRDVIKINDLQQRVAQNQTLPNLTLNASVGTGGFDRRFLRGWEKTATIDEPSWGVGLQFSYPLGNRAAENDYIRKKLSLEQAQTQLQNLESGVVRDVKAALRLVASSYRQLDVTARGTAYAEDRLRAFQKRHDVGLATTKDVFDVENDLVTAKGNQIQAVVDYNNSITQLWRATGEILEQEGISVSDRAADHLYEKMK, encoded by the coding sequence ATGAAGAGAAACAGTAACAAAGTGCTGGCCCTTTCCCTTGGCCTGGTGCTCGGCGCCGCCACGTCGGCTTTGGCGCAGCCCACCGTCAACCTGACGCTGAAGGACGCCATCAGGATGGCCTTCGAGAAGAACCTCGACCTGAAGGTGGAGCTCTACAACCCCGCCATGGCCGAGGCCGACATCCGGCGCACCCTTGGGATCTACGATCCGCTGCTTGCCCTGGGGCTGAACTACGAGCGGAGCAACAGCAGCAACTTCCTGACCTTCCGCCCCCAGCCGATCGACCAGGTCACTGCCAACGCCGGGGTGAGCCAGCTCCTCCCCACCGGCACCGTCGTAGGCGTCACCGCCCAGAGCGGCTGGGTCAGCAACTCGGCAAAGTATTACTCCAACGCGATCGATCTCACCGTCCAGCAGCCGCTGCTCAAGGGATTCGGTCAGGAAACCACGGAGCTTGCTATCAACGTCTCCCGTTTCACCAAGGGGGAGACCCTGAACGTTTTCCGGACCCGGCTGAGCGACACCGTCGCCAAGGTGCGCAACGACTATTTCCAGCTCTACAACCTGCTCGAGGTGCTCGATGTGCGCCGCACGTCGCTTGCGCTGGCCAAGCGCATCTTGCAGGATGACCAGGGGCGGGTAAAGGCCGGCGTCCTCCCCGCGTACGAACTTCTGAACTCCGAGTTCCAGGTCGCCACCCGCGAGAAGCAGGTCATCGATGCGGAGCGGGCGGTCCGGGACCAGATGGACGTCTTGCGCGTCGACCTGCAGCTCCCGGCCACGGCGGAGATCGCCCTTGCCGATCAGCCCTACCGAGGCAGCTTCAACCTGTCCGAACAACAGGCCCTGAACGATGCGCTCGACAACCGCCCCGAACTGGCCACGCAGCGCGACGTGATCAAGATCAATGACCTGCAGCAGCGGGTGGCCCAGAATCAGACCCTGCCGAATCTGACCCTCAACGCCAGCGTCGGTACCGGTGGTTTCGACCGCCGCTTCCTGCGCGGGTGGGAGAAAACCGCGACCATAGATGAACCGAGCTGGGGGGTAGGGCTGCAGTTCAGCTACCCGCTGGGCAACCGCGCCGCGGAAAACGACTACATCAGAAAGAAGCTGTCCCTTGAACAGGCCCAGACCCAGCTGCAAAACCTGGAATCAGGCGTAGTGCGGGACGTAAAGGCGGCGCTGCGACTGGTGGCATCGAGCTACCGGCAACTCGACGTCACCGCGCGCGGCACCGCCTACGCGGAGGACCGGCTGCGTGCCTTCCAGAAGCGGCACGATGTGGGGCTTGCCACCACCAAGGACGTTTTCGACGTGGAGAACGACCTGGTGACCGCCAAGGGGAACCAGATCCAGGCCGTGGTCGACTACAACAACTCCATCACCCAGCTGTGGCGGGCGACCGGGGAGATCCTGGAACAGGAGGGGATCAGCGTTTCCGACCGTGCGGCCGATCACCTCTACGAAAAGATGAAGTAG
- a CDS encoding ABC transporter permease, with translation MTTLWQSLLIALRALRVNKMRALLTMLGIIIGIAAVIAMVAIGSGASKMISDQISSIGSNLLLVLPGSVTSGGMRSGSGGTQTLTYDDARAIKAECPSVAAVAPNVRGSGQVVYGNQNWSTVVYGVTPEIVDVRDWTIVAGRNITQSDVDGATKNCLIGQTVADNLFGGTDPVGKIIRIKKIPFTVVGILGRKGQSPQGQDQDDVIYVPLRTAQRKLLGSQFPNVVGSIMVQAKDAEVLDKAEEEVTELLNQRHRIGPNREVDYTIRNLSELLAVTEQSSKVMSILLGAVASISLVVGGIGIMNIMLVSVTERTREIGIRIAIGAKKRDIMLQFLTEAVLLTTCGGVIGMLLGVAGAKLVASFIGWPTLISVNTIIIAFGFSAGVGVFFGFYPARKAASLNPIDALRYE, from the coding sequence ATGACGACACTCTGGCAAAGCCTGCTCATAGCCCTGCGCGCCCTGCGCGTCAACAAGATGCGAGCGCTGCTCACCATGCTGGGCATCATCATCGGCATCGCCGCCGTGATCGCCATGGTGGCCATCGGCTCCGGTGCCAGCAAGATGATCTCGGACCAGATCTCCAGCATCGGGTCGAACCTGCTCCTGGTCCTTCCCGGCTCGGTCACCTCCGGCGGCATGCGCTCCGGTTCCGGCGGCACCCAGACGCTCACCTACGACGACGCCCGCGCCATCAAGGCCGAGTGCCCGTCGGTAGCCGCGGTGGCGCCCAACGTGCGCGGCTCCGGCCAGGTGGTGTACGGCAACCAGAACTGGTCCACCGTCGTCTACGGGGTCACTCCGGAGATAGTCGACGTGCGCGACTGGACCATCGTCGCCGGCCGCAACATCACCCAGTCAGATGTCGACGGCGCCACCAAGAACTGCTTGATCGGCCAGACCGTCGCTGATAACCTCTTCGGCGGCACCGACCCGGTCGGGAAGATCATCAGGATCAAGAAGATTCCCTTCACCGTGGTGGGGATCTTGGGCCGGAAGGGGCAGTCGCCGCAGGGGCAGGACCAGGATGACGTCATCTACGTGCCGCTGCGCACCGCCCAGAGGAAACTTCTGGGGAGCCAGTTCCCCAATGTGGTCGGCTCTATCATGGTACAGGCCAAAGACGCCGAGGTGCTGGACAAGGCCGAGGAGGAAGTGACCGAGCTCTTGAACCAGCGCCACAGGATCGGCCCCAACCGGGAGGTCGACTACACCATCAGGAACCTCTCCGAGCTCCTGGCCGTCACCGAGCAGTCCTCGAAGGTGATGTCCATCCTGCTCGGCGCGGTCGCCTCCATTTCCCTGGTCGTGGGCGGCATCGGCATCATGAACATCATGCTGGTCTCCGTCACCGAAAGGACCCGCGAGATCGGCATCCGCATCGCCATCGGCGCCAAGAAGCGCGACATAATGCTGCAGTTTCTGACCGAGGCGGTGCTCCTCACCACCTGCGGCGGCGTGATCGGTATGCTGCTCGGAGTAGCGGGAGCGAAGCTCGTGGCGAGCTTCATCGGCTGGCCCACCCTGATTTCGGTCAACACCATCATCATCGCCTTCGGCTTCTCGGCCGGGGTCGGGGTCTTTTTCGGCTTCTACCCCGCCCGGAAGGCTGCGTCGCTCAACCCCATCGACGCCCTGAGATACGAGTAA
- a CDS encoding ABC transporter ATP-binding protein, with amino-acid sequence MDEVVRLTDVVKVYTMGEERVEAMKGVSFTVNRGEFVSIMGASGSGKSTCMNILGCLDVPTRGSYFLDGVDVGRLSADALAEVRNKKLGFVFQGFNLLARTTARQNVELPLVYAQIPAAERRARALEALERVGLAGREGHYSNQLSGGQQQRVAIARALVNRPSIILADEPTGNLDSRTTIEIMSIFQELNRQGITIIMVTHEPDVAEFTNRHIIFRDGEVISDAPYQAKSAVLPAEVQHQ; translated from the coding sequence ATGGACGAAGTGGTCCGTCTCACAGACGTCGTCAAGGTATACACCATGGGAGAGGAGCGCGTCGAGGCGATGAAGGGGGTCTCCTTCACCGTGAACCGCGGCGAGTTCGTCTCCATCATGGGCGCCTCCGGCAGCGGCAAGTCCACCTGCATGAATATCCTGGGATGCCTGGACGTCCCCACCCGGGGGAGCTACTTCCTGGACGGAGTGGATGTCGGCAGGCTTTCCGCCGACGCCCTGGCCGAGGTGCGCAATAAGAAGCTGGGCTTCGTGTTCCAGGGTTTCAACCTGCTGGCGCGGACCACCGCGCGACAGAACGTCGAGCTGCCGCTGGTCTACGCCCAGATTCCCGCCGCCGAGCGCCGGGCGCGCGCCCTGGAAGCGCTCGAGCGGGTGGGGCTCGCGGGCAGGGAAGGGCACTACTCGAACCAGCTCTCGGGCGGGCAGCAGCAGCGCGTCGCCATCGCCCGCGCCCTGGTCAACCGCCCCTCCATCATCCTGGCCGACGAGCCGACGGGCAACCTCGACTCCAGGACCACCATCGAGATCATGTCCATCTTCCAGGAACTGAACCGGCAAGGGATCACCATCATCATGGTCACCCACGAGCCCGACGTCGCCGAATTCACCAACCGGCACATCATCTTCCGTGACGGTGAGGTCATCTCCGACGCGCCGTACCAGGCGAAGAGCGCGGTTTTGCCTGCCGAGGTACAGCACCAATGA
- a CDS encoding efflux RND transporter periplasmic adaptor subunit: MKRIVGAVILLTVLGAAGYFYFKQPPKVQYKTLKVERGAITSTVSATGTLNAVVTVQVGTQVSGTIAKLYVDFNSSVKKGQPIAQIDPALFNSAVQQARGNALNAEAALAKAKVTQVDAKRTLGRNRELLKEGIIAQSDLDAAQTAYDSALAGVKAAEASVLQTRGALKQAETNLNYSTIRSPVDGTVVSRNVDVGQTVAASFQTPTLFTIAQDLTKMQIDTSVDESDISKLKVGQKATFTVDAYSDRQFEGTVVQIRNAPVVTQNVVTYVTVIAVDNKELKLKPGMTANVTVETQRKDNLLKVPAAALRFKPRSDKEKAGAAKNGSGSMTGTGGGHGAGTGPKGKPGGKDGGKDGGQKVYTLNAEGKPVPVSITTGISDGGFVEVLTGNLKEGDDVIVEQVSQDKKKGGMGSPMGPRF; the protein is encoded by the coding sequence GTGAAAAGAATCGTAGGCGCCGTCATACTACTGACCGTTCTGGGAGCGGCCGGCTATTTCTACTTCAAACAGCCCCCCAAGGTGCAGTACAAGACGCTGAAGGTCGAGCGCGGCGCCATTACCTCGACGGTTTCCGCCACCGGCACCCTGAACGCGGTGGTCACCGTCCAGGTCGGTACCCAGGTTTCCGGAACCATTGCCAAGCTCTACGTCGACTTCAACTCGTCGGTGAAGAAGGGGCAGCCGATAGCCCAGATCGATCCGGCGCTGTTCAACTCCGCGGTGCAGCAGGCGCGCGGCAACGCCCTCAACGCCGAGGCGGCCCTTGCCAAGGCCAAGGTGACGCAGGTCGACGCCAAGAGAACGCTGGGGCGCAACCGGGAACTTCTGAAGGAAGGGATCATCGCCCAAAGCGACCTCGATGCGGCGCAGACGGCCTACGACTCTGCCCTGGCCGGCGTGAAGGCGGCCGAGGCATCGGTCCTGCAGACCCGCGGTGCCCTGAAACAGGCCGAAACCAATCTTAACTACTCCACCATCAGGTCCCCGGTAGACGGCACCGTCGTCTCCCGCAACGTCGATGTCGGACAGACCGTCGCCGCCTCCTTCCAGACGCCGACCCTGTTCACCATCGCCCAGGATCTCACCAAGATGCAGATCGACACCAGCGTGGACGAGTCCGACATCAGCAAATTGAAGGTGGGGCAGAAGGCGACCTTCACCGTCGATGCGTATTCCGACCGTCAGTTCGAGGGGACCGTGGTGCAGATCAGGAACGCGCCTGTGGTGACCCAGAACGTGGTCACCTACGTGACCGTCATCGCGGTGGACAACAAGGAGCTGAAACTCAAGCCGGGCATGACCGCCAACGTCACCGTGGAGACCCAGAGAAAGGACAACCTCCTCAAGGTGCCGGCCGCGGCACTTCGCTTCAAGCCTCGTTCCGATAAGGAAAAGGCAGGCGCAGCGAAAAACGGCTCCGGCAGCATGACCGGTACCGGCGGCGGGCACGGCGCGGGCACGGGCCCCAAAGGGAAACCCGGCGGCAAGGACGGCGGCAAGGACGGCGGGCAGAAGGTCTACACCCTCAATGCGGAAGGAAAGCCCGTGCCGGTTTCCATCACCACCGGGATCAGCGACGGCGGCTTCGTCGAGGTGCTGACCGGCAATCTCAAGGAAGGCGACGACGTCATCGTGGAGCAGGTGAGCCAGGACAAGAAGAAAGGCGGCATGGGATCGCCCATGGGGCCGAGGTTCTAA
- a CDS encoding superoxide dismutase, translated as MTAFTAKDYSQLIGMPGFSEALLNNHFTLYQGYVKNSNTLDEQLMQLRKDGKGSDPIFAELKRRFGWEFNGMRLHELYFENLGGNQPINQDGRLAARLHQDFGSYDEWVQDFKSVGAMRGIGWAILYQDAHSGKLMNCWINEHDVGHPACCVPILVMDVFEHAFMTDYGLKRADYINSFFQNIEWIKAEERMQM; from the coding sequence ATGACGGCGTTCACGGCAAAAGACTACTCCCAACTGATCGGGATGCCCGGGTTCAGCGAGGCGCTTCTCAACAACCATTTCACCCTGTACCAGGGGTACGTGAAGAACAGCAACACCCTGGACGAGCAGCTCATGCAGCTGCGCAAGGACGGCAAGGGGTCCGATCCCATCTTTGCCGAGCTGAAGAGGCGTTTCGGGTGGGAATTCAACGGCATGAGGCTGCACGAACTCTACTTCGAAAACCTCGGCGGCAACCAGCCGATCAACCAGGACGGCAGGCTGGCGGCCCGGCTGCACCAGGACTTCGGGAGTTATGATGAGTGGGTTCAGGACTTCAAGTCCGTGGGGGCCATGCGCGGGATCGGCTGGGCCATTCTGTACCAGGATGCGCACAGCGGCAAGCTGATGAACTGCTGGATCAACGAGCACGACGTCGGTCATCCCGCCTGCTGCGTCCCGATCCTGGTAATGGACGTGTTCGAGCACGCCTTCATGACCGACTATGGCCTCAAGCGCGCCGACTACATCAACTCCTTCTTCCAAAACATCGAGTGGATCAAGGCCGAAGAAAGGATGCAGATGTAG
- a CDS encoding OFA family MFS transporter, with product MPSEIGTRRVVIAAACTLLMLNLGTVYAWSFFQKPLCETYGWSNSQVVWTFSLAICFLGLSAAAGGLILPKSGPRPLALAGAVFFGSGYLLAALALRMHSLPLLYLGYGVVGGIGLGLGYVTPVATVSRWFPDRKGLATGTVVMGFGFGALLMSKVIAPFLLRSVGGDMVLAFTVMGVIFLALSLLSAVFICNPPASSLASATAGTVSDGDAVTAGSCIASRPFVLMWLIFFCNITAGIALIGFQSPLFQDVCAKHDPALGVEALAGYGGTLIAASSVFNGIGRFLWGALSDRLGRLLAFRLILASQIAAFAVLMQTSHPWLFAALVCYILLCYGGGFGTMPSFVLDMFGARLMPAVYGAILTAWSAAGIAGPQLVAAMKDRFPGNPGLASFYSFAAAICFLATGMVLSFFVKENRKV from the coding sequence TTGCCATCTGAAATCGGAACTCGCAGAGTAGTCATCGCCGCTGCCTGCACGCTTCTCATGCTGAACCTGGGGACTGTGTACGCGTGGAGCTTCTTCCAGAAACCGCTGTGCGAAACCTATGGCTGGTCCAATAGCCAAGTCGTCTGGACGTTCAGCCTCGCCATCTGCTTTCTCGGTCTTTCCGCCGCTGCCGGCGGTCTCATTCTCCCCAAAAGCGGGCCGCGTCCGCTTGCTCTTGCCGGCGCTGTCTTCTTTGGTTCGGGTTACCTCCTTGCGGCGCTCGCACTCCGGATGCACTCGCTGCCGCTTCTTTATCTCGGGTACGGTGTCGTCGGCGGCATCGGACTCGGCCTCGGCTACGTAACTCCCGTCGCCACCGTGTCACGCTGGTTCCCCGACCGGAAGGGGCTGGCGACCGGGACGGTGGTGATGGGGTTCGGTTTCGGCGCGCTGCTCATGTCGAAGGTGATCGCCCCTTTTTTGCTGCGTAGCGTCGGCGGAGACATGGTGCTCGCCTTCACGGTGATGGGCGTAATCTTCCTCGCTCTGTCGCTTCTTTCCGCGGTCTTTATCTGCAACCCTCCCGCTTCGTCGCTTGCCAGTGCTACAGCCGGTACCGTCTCGGATGGTGACGCGGTGACTGCCGGAAGTTGCATCGCGTCGAGGCCGTTCGTCCTGATGTGGCTGATCTTCTTCTGCAACATAACGGCCGGGATCGCACTCATCGGTTTCCAATCCCCATTGTTCCAGGATGTCTGCGCAAAGCATGACCCGGCACTCGGGGTGGAAGCACTCGCGGGCTACGGCGGGACCCTCATCGCCGCAAGTTCGGTGTTCAATGGTATCGGGCGTTTCTTGTGGGGAGCTCTATCCGACCGTCTCGGGCGACTACTGGCTTTCAGGCTGATCCTCGCTTCGCAGATCGCGGCCTTCGCCGTCTTGATGCAGACCTCACACCCTTGGCTGTTCGCGGCTCTGGTCTGTTACATCCTTCTCTGTTACGGCGGTGGTTTCGGGACCATGCCTTCGTTCGTCCTGGACATGTTCGGGGCGCGGCTCATGCCGGCGGTCTACGGTGCCATCCTCACTGCCTGGTCGGCTGCCGGGATCGCCGGGCCGCAGCTTGTGGCGGCGATGAAAGACCGCTTTCCCGGTAACCCCGGACTTGCCTCTTTCTACAGTTTTGCCGCCGCCATCTGTTTCCTCGCCACCGGCATGGTGCTTTCGTTCTTCGTTAAGGAGAATAGGAAGGTCTAA
- a CDS encoding EAL domain-containing protein has translation MVWTLLIALAVWWNVRVAYQQALDLAETQAEIALGKDLAFRKWASKRGGIYMELGPLVSPSPFLNHVPDRDLETTRGVHLTLKNPAMIMNEITREAPRFYGVNTRITSRLYINPVDAPDEWERTALFIVEGTREDYHAATIINGKPYLRMMQPMVMEQSCLKCHAWTGIKVGELRGGTDVSIPLAPFYASAGKQARGVAASHGAIWLLGLVSIVFITRRTLIVEVERSQQEAQLKEKNLELQDSKQYLLTIIEFLPDATLIIDNNGEVVGWNRELTRLTGVAPEAMIGRGGFEYALPFYGHRRPLLIDLALNPTLASQGRYEGFTRNGDIVQGECYALGLGETPTHLTSSASVLRNSKGEVIGAIECIRDTTEQMKAQQRIKLLAKIFNDSGEAIVITDSDNRIIETNKAFSLFTGYTREEALGNNPKVLKSGIEDKKFYENMWRSILQTNYWQGEIWDKRKDGTLYPKWLTITAIRDADNIITNYFATFSDITLRKEAEKRIEQLAHTDTLTSLPNRHTLVERLTQALEQAKRGEHMLAVLFVDLDRFKMINDTLGHHVGDLLLTEVAARLRGALRAEDVVARFGGDEFVVVQPRIRSQIEPAHLAEKILQTVAAPYFLDNNTVYTSPSIGIGVFPSDGMTVAELFKNADAAMYHAKAAGRNTYQMFTSEMHTAARQRLAIENSLRSAVANDEFVLHYQPQVEPGSGNMVGMEALVRWQHPENGLVYPDRFIPVAEETGLILEIGRHVFEKACRQAARWRDEGLCFGKIAVNLSARQLRQPDFPEMLSAIMKECGVEPGMMELEVTESMTMERPVESTRILGALKAMGIGLAIDDFGTGYSSLSYLKLFPVDKLKIDRSFVKDIEVDPDDAAIASATIAMAHTLEKKVCAEGVETRAQLDFLVQHGCDIIQGYIFSKPLAPDEAGRYLAQQRGRGASEA, from the coding sequence TTGGTTTGGACCCTGCTCATCGCCCTCGCCGTGTGGTGGAACGTCCGCGTCGCCTACCAGCAGGCGTTGGATCTCGCAGAGACCCAGGCCGAGATAGCGCTCGGCAAGGACCTCGCTTTCAGGAAATGGGCCTCCAAGCGAGGCGGTATCTACATGGAACTGGGGCCCTTGGTTTCACCAAGCCCGTTTCTGAACCACGTGCCTGACCGGGACCTGGAGACCACCCGGGGCGTGCACTTGACCCTGAAAAACCCGGCCATGATCATGAATGAGATCACCCGGGAAGCGCCCAGATTCTACGGAGTCAATACCAGGATCACCTCCCGGTTGTACATCAACCCGGTTGATGCTCCGGATGAGTGGGAGCGGACTGCACTGTTCATAGTGGAGGGAACGCGCGAGGATTATCACGCGGCTACCATCATAAATGGGAAGCCTTACCTGCGCATGATGCAGCCCATGGTCATGGAGCAGTCCTGCCTCAAATGCCATGCCTGGACTGGGATCAAGGTGGGGGAACTGCGCGGCGGGACCGACGTCTCGATACCGCTGGCGCCGTTTTACGCATCTGCCGGGAAACAGGCGCGCGGTGTCGCGGCGAGCCACGGGGCGATCTGGCTTTTGGGGCTCGTCTCGATCGTTTTCATCACACGCCGCACCTTGATCGTCGAGGTGGAGCGCTCCCAGCAAGAGGCCCAGTTGAAGGAGAAGAACCTCGAACTGCAGGACTCCAAGCAGTACCTGTTGACCATCATCGAGTTCCTGCCCGATGCGACGCTGATCATCGACAATAACGGGGAGGTGGTCGGCTGGAATCGGGAGCTCACCAGGCTGACCGGCGTAGCACCCGAGGCGATGATCGGTCGTGGCGGCTTCGAATACGCCCTTCCTTTTTACGGTCACCGGCGTCCTCTCTTGATCGATCTCGCCCTCAACCCGACCCTCGCCAGTCAGGGGCGCTACGAAGGGTTCACGCGCAACGGCGACATCGTTCAAGGGGAATGCTACGCCCTAGGCCTCGGCGAAACGCCGACCCACCTCACCTCATCTGCCTCGGTTTTGCGCAACTCCAAAGGTGAGGTCATAGGCGCCATCGAGTGCATCAGGGACACTACAGAGCAGATGAAGGCGCAGCAGCGGATCAAGCTGCTGGCGAAGATCTTCAACGACAGCGGCGAAGCCATTGTCATCACCGACAGCGACAACCGGATCATCGAGACCAACAAAGCCTTCTCCCTGTTCACCGGATATACCCGCGAGGAGGCCCTCGGCAACAACCCGAAGGTCTTGAAATCGGGGATCGAGGATAAGAAGTTTTACGAGAACATGTGGCGCTCCATCCTGCAGACCAACTACTGGCAAGGTGAAATCTGGGACAAGCGCAAGGACGGCACCCTCTATCCGAAGTGGCTCACCATCACCGCGATTCGCGATGCCGACAATATAATCACCAACTATTTCGCGACCTTTTCCGACATCACCCTGCGCAAGGAGGCGGAGAAGCGGATCGAGCAGCTGGCGCACACTGACACGCTCACCTCGCTCCCCAACCGCCACACCCTGGTGGAGCGGCTGACCCAGGCCCTGGAGCAGGCCAAGCGGGGCGAGCACATGCTTGCCGTCCTCTTCGTGGACCTCGACCGGTTCAAGATGATCAACGACACCCTGGGGCACCACGTCGGGGACCTGCTGCTCACCGAGGTGGCTGCGCGGCTCAGGGGGGCGTTGCGCGCGGAAGACGTGGTGGCGCGCTTCGGCGGCGACGAGTTCGTGGTGGTTCAGCCCAGGATACGTTCTCAGATCGAGCCGGCACATCTGGCGGAAAAGATCCTGCAGACCGTCGCCGCGCCGTATTTCCTGGATAACAACACGGTCTACACCAGCCCGAGTATCGGCATCGGTGTCTTTCCCAGCGACGGGATGACCGTGGCCGAACTGTTCAAGAACGCAGACGCCGCCATGTACCACGCCAAGGCCGCCGGCCGTAACACCTACCAGATGTTCACCAGCGAGATGCACACCGCGGCCCGGCAGCGGCTGGCCATCGAGAACAGCCTGCGCAGCGCGGTCGCCAACGACGAGTTCGTGCTCCATTACCAGCCCCAGGTCGAACCCGGCAGCGGCAACATGGTAGGGATGGAGGCGTTGGTCCGCTGGCAGCACCCGGAAAACGGCCTCGTGTATCCGGACCGGTTCATCCCGGTGGCCGAAGAGACCGGGCTTATCCTGGAGATAGGGCGGCATGTCTTTGAGAAGGCGTGCCGGCAGGCCGCGCGGTGGCGGGACGAGGGGCTTTGCTTCGGAAAGATCGCCGTGAACCTTTCGGCCCGGCAGTTGCGGCAGCCTGACTTCCCGGAAATGCTCTCCGCCATCATGAAGGAGTGCGGCGTCGAACCCGGCATGATGGAGCTGGAGGTGACCGAAAGCATGACCATGGAGCGCCCCGTCGAAAGCACAAGGATTCTGGGCGCCTTGAAGGCCATGGGGATAGGTCTCGCCATCGACGATTTCGGGACGGGGTACTCATCGCTCAGTTACTTGAAGCTTTTCCCCGTGGACAAGCTGAAGATCGATCGGTCTTTCGTTAAGGATATCGAAGTCGATCCAGACGATGCCGCCATCGCCTCGGCGACCATCGCCATGGCGCACACCCTGGAGAAGAAGGTCTGTGCCGAGGGCGTGGAGACCCGGGCCCAGCTCGATTTTCTGGTGCAGCACGGCTGTGACATCATCCAGGGATACATTTTCAGCAAGCCCCTCGCGCCGGACGAAGCCGGGCGTTATCTGGCACAGCAGAGGGGAAGGGGGGCGTCTGAAGCGTGA